Part of the Longimicrobiales bacterium genome, GCGCTATCGGCGGGGTGTGGTTGTCACTGACCTCCAGGCACAATCGTCCGTTGGTGATGACCAGTCGATCCGTGGCGCGGGCCAGTCCGACCTGGTTTGTCTGGAGTCGGTACCGGACCTGTGGTTGCGGAATTCTTTGGCAGTTCTCAGCCAGGTGAAGCAATTCGTCGAGGTCAGCTTCAGACTCGGCATTCAGTTCACCAACAAATCTTGCGACGACTTTGGCGATGAGCAGGCGACCTGGGCGTCCGGCCAAGGCCATTTTGCCGAGGCTGAGTCGTCGTGTCGGAACAACGGACCGGGAGTGGAAGAACTCGAGAACGGCCCGCTCGTGAATTGTCATCCTCTACGTCCGATCTGTCCAAGATGTCCTTGGAATCTTACCCAGACGCCTGTTCGGCTTTCGCGGGGCGTACAGGCCAGGACAACACCGC contains:
- a CDS encoding J domain-containing protein; amino-acid sequence: MTIHERAVLEFFHSRSVVPTRRLSLGKMALAGRPGRLLIAKVVARFVGELNAESEADLDELLHLAENCQRIPQPQVRYRLQTNQVGLARATDRLVITNGRLCLEVSDNHTPPIAHLLAALYASQSQPDLLQTYRQCVEERTLWQHGQIRESAHDLLPTSALEALELMEFDENDVSAQKVRERYRLLLRAAHPDSGGDPGSAADRIRSLNEARALLLANLN